In a single window of the Cucumis melo cultivar AY chromosome 11, USDA_Cmelo_AY_1.0, whole genome shotgun sequence genome:
- the LOC127144069 gene encoding oligopeptide transporter 5-like has product MHLKLHSGRKSKRDKWQRQKVIVMETALKGRKMNLLKFAVVPISKYRGKAQMLGYGWAGIFRKVLVDSPYMWWPANLVQVSLFRALHEKEKRPRGGHTRLKILLPVGVY; this is encoded by the exons atgcATCTAAAACTACATTCGGGAAGGAAGAGCAAAAGGGATAAATGGCAAAGGCAAAAAGTCATAGTAATGGAGACTGCcttaaaaggaagaaaaatgaatttactTAAGTTTGCCGTAGTACCCATTTCCAAGTATAGAGGAAAAGCACAG ATGCTTGGCTACGGATGGGCTGGAATATTTAGAAAAGTCCTTGTGGATTCTCCATACATGTGGTGGCCAGCAAATTTGGTTCAAGTTTCTCTTTTCAG GGCATTGCATGAGAAAGAGAAGAGGCCAAGAGGAGGACATACAAGGCTCAAAATTCTGCTACCTGTTGGTGTTTATTGA